The following are from one region of the uncultured Hyphomonas sp. genome:
- a CDS encoding GNAT family N-acetyltransferase, with translation MDAFEIRKEDGETGGRYVTVIDGHEAEMTYSKAGTSRIIIDHTGVPKALGGRGVGVAFVQRAVEDARAAGLKIIPLCPFAKAQIQKHKEWQDILA, from the coding sequence ATGGACGCGTTCGAAATACGGAAAGAAGACGGGGAAACAGGCGGGCGCTATGTCACCGTCATCGATGGCCATGAGGCCGAGATGACCTATTCGAAGGCGGGCACCTCCCGCATCATCATTGATCATACGGGGGTGCCGAAAGCACTTGGCGGGCGCGGTGTGGGCGTGGCATTTGTGCAGCGCGCCGTCGAAGACGCCCGCGCGGCGGGCCTGAAGATCATCCCCCTCTGCCCCTTTGCGAAGGCGCAGATCCAGAAACACAAGGAATGGCAGGACATTCTGGCATGA
- a CDS encoding organic hydroperoxide resistance protein, whose translation MSAKVLYETEVRVTGGRDGRAETLDGSLNVKLALPKELGGAGGEGNNPEQLFAAGYGACFFSALKGVAAQNKHLKVPPDSTVTATVGIFQRDDGGFALNVDLAVDLPGVDRPLAEELVQKAHEICPYSNATRNNIDVGLTVV comes from the coding sequence ATGTCCGCCAAAGTGTTGTACGAGACCGAAGTCCGCGTCACCGGGGGCCGGGATGGCCGCGCCGAAACGCTGGATGGCAGCCTGAACGTCAAGCTGGCCTTGCCGAAGGAGCTCGGCGGGGCAGGCGGTGAAGGCAACAATCCGGAACAATTGTTCGCGGCGGGCTATGGCGCCTGTTTCTTCAGCGCGTTGAAGGGCGTGGCCGCCCAGAACAAGCATCTGAAAGTCCCGCCGGATTCAACCGTGACCGCCACCGTCGGCATCTTCCAGAGGGATGATGGCGGTTTCGCGCTAAATGTGGACCTCGCCGTGGACCTGCCCGGCGTCGACCGGCCGCTGGCGGAGGAACTGGTGCAGAAGGCGCATGAGATCTGCCCGTATTCCAATGCCACCCGCAACAATATCGATGTCGGCCTGACCGTCGTCTGA